A window of the Fulvia fulva chromosome 11, complete sequence genome harbors these coding sequences:
- a CDS encoding Unsaturated rhamnogalacturonyl hydrolase yields the protein MPQQAISVHGLYATDVKQNIELLIDNLVNIKDETGEFLLRLPDGRVFDTKGWNDWEWTHGIGLLGLWQYYAVEGSPKALQVMQDWYKGQLASGTTKNINTMAVFTTLAYLYEKTGEQTYLPWLDSWAEWAMYELPRTEFGGMQHMTYLTDNYNELWDDTLMMTVLPLAKIGLLLNRPHYVEEAKRQVLLHIKYLFDPTTGLFFHGWKFDKAAPGGFGHNFARARWARGNSWLTIFIPDFIELLNLPPGDSFRTHLIDTLEAQCAALRRLQDEEGAWRTILDVPLSEGSYVEASATAGFAYGILKGVRKRYISKDYEPIALKAVNAVLKRIDPSGELKDVSFGTGMGHDLQHYKDIPLTSMPYGQSMAMMLLVELLQRFR from the coding sequence ATGCCACAACAAGCCATAAGCGTACACGGGCTGTACGCAACAGACGTGAAGCAGAATATTGAACTGCTCATCGACAATCTGGTCAACATCAAGGATGAGACTGGAGAATTCCTGCTAAGACTGCCCGATGGCCGGGTCTTCGACACCAAAGGCTGGAACGATTGGGAATGGACTCACGGGATTGGCCTGCTTGGTCTGTGGCAATATTACGCCGTCGAGGGTTCGCCAAAGGCACTGCAAGTCATGCAGGACTGGTACAAGGGTCAGCTCGCTTCGGGAACTACCAAGAACATCAACACCATGGCTGTCTTCACCACACTGGCATACCTTTACGAGAAGACTGGAGAGCAGACGTACCTTCCGTGGCTCGACTCGTGGGCGGAATGGGCCATGTATGAGCTTCCAAGGACGGAGTTCGGTGGTATGCAGCACATGACCTATCTCACCGACAACTACAACGAGTTGTGGGATGATACGTTGATGATGACTGTGCTTCCGCTGGCGAAGATTGGCTTGCTTCTCAACAGACCTCATTATGTCGAGGAGGCTAAGCGACAAGTTCTGCTGCACATCAAGTACCTCTTCGACCCGACGACAGGACTGTTCTTCCACGGCTGGAAGTTTGACAAAGCGGCGCCAGGTGGCTTTGGTCATAACTTCGCTCGGGCGAGATGGGCTCGCGGGAATTCGTGGTTGACCATATTCATTCCTGACTTCATCGAGCTGTTGAATCTGCCCCCGGGCGACAGCTTCCGAACACATCTTATCGACACACTGGAAGCTCAATGTGCTGCACTACGGCGACTCCAGGATGAGGAAGGTGCGTGGCGGACGATCCTCGATGTGCCGCTCAGTGAAGGCAGCTATGTTGAAGCATCGGCGACCGCTGGCTTCGCGTATGGAATCCTGAAAGGTGTAAGGAAGCGGTATATCAGCAAAGACTATGAGCCGATCGCTTTGAAAGCGGTGAATGCTGTTCTGAAGAGGATCGACCCCAGTGGTGAGCTGAAGGATGTCAGCTTCGGTACTGGCATGGGTCATGACCTCCAGCATTACAAGGACATTCCTTTGACCAGTATGCCGTATGGGCAGTCGATGGCGATGATGTTGCTGGTCGAACTGTTGCAGAGGTTCCGGTAG